In Rhodopirellula sp. P2, the DNA window GATCAAGTCCGCGTTCCACGACAGGCTGTTCAGCAATTTGGCAAACGCGTTGCGATAGGCCTGCAGTTCATCTTCGCTGACACCTGCATTGTACAAATGCGTCAGAGTGAAGTAACGCATGAACCGTTGCGAGCGTTCGGCTTGTCGCTGAAGATCTTCATCGATCCATTCAATGATCTGCTCATTGGTCACAAAGGGACGCGATGGTTCGTCGTCAAATGTCGGGGCCCCCGCAGCAATCCACTGTTCGATCACCTGGATGTCACGAGGGCTCAATCGTGGTTCTTCGTCGACCGGAGGCATCACGCTGTCATCCTCCGCGTGGATGCGATCCAACAGCAACGAATCAGTCCCAGGTTCCGCAATTGTTTTCGAGAGTTTCGCCAGGTTCACGACAAAGTTGAAGCCACCCTCGCTGGTTCCATCTTCGCCGTGACAACGATGGCAGGCATCCCGCAACAGCACCTCGGTCCGCTCCGCCAATTCTTTTGGTGAAGCGTCTGCCATCTCTGTCGATTTCAAAGTCGGTTCCACCGCCTTCATCTCGCTCGGCTTCGCATTCGGCTTGGTTTCGAGTTCATTCAAATAGGCTTGATCTTTTTCGCTCAACTTGGCGAGCGGAATGCTGATGATCTTTCCGTCTGGACGTTCCAGGACCACGTTGGTCCCGTGCACGAGCACCAACTTGGCTTCGATGCGATAATCCCCCGATGAGTCTGTCCACTCACGAGCTTGCAGCGTGGACGGTGCCAGGAACGCGAACACGAGCAAGAACAACAAGATTCGCATGGTATCCGGACAATTGAAAGAAGAGACAGACAGAAACCAGGGGCAGTTTGCAAGCAACATCCCCCGCCTCACAACGCCCCGTCGGCAAGCGTCACGACCGAGTATATCGCAGTGAACGCAGTCAAGCCATTTCTCCATATGGTGCCATCCACCTTGATTTGACTTTGCTGATGTGATGCATACGATGCTTTTGTCTTGCCAATCCCACTGGAGAGCAGAGCGATGCCGCGGCCTCAGCGAAGCGAACAGTTTGATCCCAGCGAAGTGGGGATCGTGCACGTGGTCCAGCGATGTGTGCGACGCGCCTTTCTTGCAGGTGTCGACCAGGCGACCGGCAAGGATTTCTCGTTCCGCAGGGAATGGATTCGCCGGCGGATGGAAGCTCTGGCTTCGGTGTTCGCGGTCGATGTGCTTTCGTACGCGGTGTTGAGCAATCACATGCATCAGATTCTCCGCAACCGGCCGGATGTCTGTGCTCAATGGAGCGACGAGGAAGTTGCGATTCGCTGGCTGCGTGTGTTCCCCGGTCGACGCCTCGAAGAACACTTGGCCGAGCCGACTGAAAACGATGTGCAAATGCTGGTTCGCAACAAGGAGCGGCTGACTGAAGTCCGTCGCCGCTTGTCAGACATCTCTTGGTACATGAGAGCCCTGGCCGAACCCATTGCCCGACTGGCGAACAAACAGGACGAATGCACCGGCCGATTTTGGGAAGGTCGCTTCAAAGCACAGAAAATCGTCGACGAGGCAGGCTTGCTCGCCTGCAGCATGTACGTCGATCTGAACCCGGTCCGCGCAGCGCTGACGGCGACTCCCGAGACCAGCCCGCACACCAGTGCCTACGACCGGATCGAAGCTCGCAAGGGCGAACGAATCCCTTCGGCCGCCTTTGATCTGAAACCGATTCCGACGGAAGAAGCCGGACGAGAAATTCGAGAAACGCCGGTCGAAGTTCTTCAGGAAAAACGCAGGGCGAAGCGACGCAATCCAACCGGGAAACGGATCCGGCGAGACGAATGGTTGAGCCCTCTGACGTTGAGCGAAACCAAACTGTCCACCGAACCGCAAGTCCACACGAAAGGGCTCCGCAGCAGCGATCGCGGATTCTTGAACATCCGCTGGAGCGATTACAAACGGTTGCTGGACTGGACCGCGGCGCAACCGATTGCCTGCCGAGCGACTGAACTGCCCAAGCGTCTCGCCCAAACGCTCTCGGAAGTCGGAATTGACGCTTCGATGTGGCGAGACTTGGTGTGGGACTGGCAGAAGTACTTTGGAAGAACCAGCTGCATCGGCCGCCCTGAATCGCTGAAAGCCGATGCAGAACGAACCGGCCGCCATCACCACCGCGGCCAGGTCCAAGCCGCAGCCTGCTTCGCCTGAGCAGCAAGCCCGAAACAGTCGCCATCCTTCGCGGTGGTGCATGGGCCGACGGAACAGTTGGGGACAACTGTTCTACTCTGCTGCGCTCAATCGATCTCACTCACGCGGCTGGCGTCTCCGAGCAGTCGATCAAGCTCGCAAAATAACACCGAGATAGAGGAAGTCGCCCTCAATCCGCCAGAGAACAAGCCCAAAGTCTCGCATCGCCAAAACCGGGAAGGTGGATGGCACCATACAGGGAAAGCATTGCGATGAGGGGTGCTGTCTCAACGAATCTGTTCAAGGTGACTGGATTTTGATCAAGTACTTTTTTCCTCGCACAAAGATCGCGCCGTTGGAAACGGCTGGACATGCGGAGGTTGCCATCTCTGGAACGTCGTTGGTGGCGATGATCTCGGGTTCTCGCTGAGCCTTCACGACGGTCCCGAGCCCGCTTTGGTTGAAGAAGTACAGTCGATCGCCAGCAAGAATCGGTGACGCCAAGTAGTCGCCCGCGATACGTTTCTTCCAAAGTTCTTCACCGGTGTTCACATCAATGCATGACAGCACACCGTTGTCGGTGACTTGAAAGATCAATCCATCGTGCTCAATCGGCATCGCAAAGCGCGGGTTGCCGCGTTCACGAACCCATTCGACGTGCGAGTCGGTGACGTCTCCCCTTGTGGACTCATCCAAACGGACCGCGACAAGCTGCGCACCGCGGGAACCAGTGTTGATAATCGCGAGTTTCTTCTCCGGCACCCACAGCGGTCGGATGCCCGCGTTGTAGCTTTTGTGTCGCAGCGTCCAAAGTTCTTTGCCGGTTTCGAGATCGTAGCTTTGCATCGCTCGAGCACCGACGGACAGAACCTGCGTTTGATCGCCAACTTGGACGATCGCCGGCGTGCAATAGGCTTTTCGCAGGTCACCGTCACGCAGTGGTTTTCCGTCGTCACCAAGATCTTCGTAGTCGGTGCTGCGGTCGGTTCGCCAAATCGTTTCTCCCGTTTCGGCATCGAGTGCCGTCGTGTATTGCTGATCAACGCCGTCGAACGTCAGCACCAATCTATTGTCATGCAAGACGGGTGAGGAACCAGGTCCTCGAAAATGCTGACACGGCAGATCACGTCGCTGCCAGATCACCTCAGCAGTCTCCGCATCCAGCTTCGCGGTTCCATAGCTGCCGAAGTGAACATAAACAGCCCCCGGTCC includes these proteins:
- a CDS encoding outer membrane protein assembly factor BamB family protein; translation: MQAIVMTRLILNSLCVAICFASLTVAAPNGFSQWPDRHGPNLNGVVADADAERLPIHWTDTENVAWKAPLHDEGHSSPVIRDGKIWLTTATSDGKKQFVIAIDEQTGEILHDQLLFENEEVEELGGAVGFNNYAAPSCVLGPGAVYVHFGSYGTAKLDAETAEVIWQRRDLPCQHFRGPGSSPVLHDNRLVLTFDGVDQQYTTALDAETGETIWRTDRSTDYEDLGDDGKPLRDGDLRKAYCTPAIVQVGDQTQVLSVGARAMQSYDLETGKELWTLRHKSYNAGIRPLWVPEKKLAIINTGSRGAQLVAVRLDESTRGDVTDSHVEWVRERGNPRFAMPIEHDGLIFQVTDNGVLSCIDVNTGEELWKKRIAGDYLASPILAGDRLYFFNQSGLGTVVKAQREPEIIATNDVPEMATSACPAVSNGAIFVRGKKYLIKIQSP